In Natranaerobius thermophilus JW/NM-WN-LF, the genomic stretch ACCTGCCTCAGACCAGTGAAATACGTCAGTTAGATTTACTATATTACCTAGAACTTCTGGGCCCAATAATAAAGCTACAAAACCTGCTATTACAGAACTAGGGAGAAATAAATCCTGTAATAAAGTGATTTTAACCCTAATAAATTTTCCAATTAATAATAGCATACCTAAGAGCAAAATGCTAAAACCAACGGAGTACTCAGTCATGAGCACCACCTCCTATGGCGAAGTTTATTTGATTCAACTGTCTCAATTTGTTTTAAAAGCCGGTATTAAAACCTTTAGTCAATTTCAGATGGACATGGAATTCACCATAATTCAACATAATCCGACATTATTTAATTCAACATTATTGGCTAATACCCTTTCAGTTGAGCGATGGCTAAAAATGTTCATAATGTTATTGCATTTTTTAAAAAAGCTTATTTAAACTAGAGCATGCGAATGTCAATGAAAATCTGACCCACCTGCTCATGAATTTTTGAGCCACCTATTCTAGCAATTACTGAGCCACGTGCTATTGAATAAGTGGGCCACTTATTATGTTTCTGACAATTGAACAGTAATCAACATTCAACTTTAATACATCCAAACAAAAAAGCGGTTCTCGAATTTCTCGAGAACCGCTTTCAAGGAATTTTGTGTTGGTGGCGAGAGACGGAATCGAACCGCCGACACGCGGATTTTCAGTCCGCTGCTCTACCGACTGAGCTATCTCGCCATGGTGACCCCTAGGGGATTCGAACCCCTGACTTCGGCGTGAAAGGCCGATGTCTTAACCACTTGACCAAGGGGCCACTAGATGGTGAGCCATCCAGGATTCGAACCTGGGACACCCGGATTAAAAGTCCGGTGCTCTGCCAACTGAGCTAATGGCTCACGCCTCTGACATTTACTAATGGTACACTACTCAGCTTAATCTGTCAACCCTTTATTTATTTTTTATTTTATTTCTTATCTTAGTTTGAGATCGCCGGGGACCATAAGAAACTATAGAGACTGGTACAGAGGTCAGATCTTCTATTCTTTTAATATAAGATTTAGCTGCATCGGGTAATTCATCCCAGTCCTGAATCTGAGATATATCTTCTTTCCAACCAGGTAGTTCTTCAAATACCGGTTCACATTCCGATAATATTTTTTGACTTGCTGGAAAATGTTCAATTGTTTCTCCTCTATATTTATATGCAACACAGATCTTTATTGTATCAAATTCTGATAAAACATCAAGCAATGTCAATGCAATATGGTTAAAACCGTTAATTCTTCTGGAGTAATTTAATATTACTGTGTCAAGCCAGCCAACTCTACGAGGTCTTCCAGTAGTAGTTCCGTACTCCTTGCCTTTTTCCCTAATTTGATCTCCAATTTCACCTGTCAGTTCACTGGGAAAAGGACCGTCACCAACTCTGGTAGAGTATGCTTTGACCACACCTACTACACTGTTGATAAGGTGGGGTGGTGCTCCAGCGCCAACGCAAGCTCCACCTGTTACAGGATTCGAAGCTGTCACGTAAGGATAAGTACCATGGTCTAAATCCAGTAGAGTTCCTTGTGCACCTTCAAAAAGGATCTCTTCACCCCTATTATATGCTTGCTCTAAAAATACTGATGCATCTTTAATAAATGGCTTTAGTTTCTCGGCATATTTCTTATACTCTTGAATTACAGATTCTGAGTCAAAACCGTCCGCTCCATATACATCCTTTAGTAGCTCATTTTTTTTCTCAACGGCCCAGCGCACTTTGTCCTCTAATTCTTCTTCATCAACTAGGTCGCCCATTCTCACTCCTACTCTTGAAGCTTTATCCATATAGCATGGGCCAATTCCTTTACCAGTAGTACCAATTTTCTTATCTCCTTTTTCCTGTTCCTCCATTTCATCGATGACTTTATGATATGGCATTATCACATGAGCCCGGTCACTAATAATCAATTCAAAGGAAGTAATACCATGATTTTTCAAGTATTCTAGTTCCTCAATCAGGCTTTTGGGGTCTATTACCATACCATTCCCTAGAACACAAGTTTTGTTACCATGGAAAATCCCAGAGGGAATCAAATGTAATTTATAAACTTTATCTCCAATACTAACAGTATGTCCTGCATTATTGCCACCTTGATAGCGAACGATGACACCTGAATCTTCGGCTAGATAGTCCGTAACCTTTCCTTTACCTTCGTCTCCCCATTGGCTTCCTACCACTATAACACTTGACATTAAATTACCCCACCTCTCATACCTTTTATTGGTATAATCTATTAATAACTCTATCAAATCAATTTTATACAATAAATCTCACTTTTAACGGGTTTTAGTTTACCAAAGGTGATAACTAGTGTCAATATATTTCCGAACATTTTATTATTTAAAATTTATTCGTTCGGGAACTAAGCTCTATACTATTGAGAGACTTCCTCCAAATAAACTCTATTATATAACCGTTAATTTCCATAAACAAAATAATACAAGGGAGTATTCCCTTGTATTATTCATTCTACCTGTTCATCATATCTATATTCAGTATTTAAGAACTTATTAAAGTCATTTTTGAAAAATAATTCAACAGTTCCTACAGGACCGTTTCTTTGTTTGGCAACTATTACCTCTGCTATATTTGGTTTTTCGCTTTCACTATTATAATAACCATCTCTGTAAATAAATAATACAACGTCAGCATTAGCTTCAATTCCACCTGATTCAAGCAAATCACTTAACATTGGACGCTTGTCCTGTCTTTGCTCAACCGCTCTAGATAACTGAGAAAGAGCTATGACAGGTACATTTAATTCTTTAGCTAGAGACTTCAATGATCTGGAAATTTGTGAAATTTCTTGCTGTCTGTTTTCTGGGTTCTGATGACCCTGCATTAATTGCAGATAGTCAATAAATATTGCCTCTAATCCATGCTCTGCCTTTAATCGTCTGGCCTTAGCCCTCATTTCCATTACAGAAATAGAAGCCGTATCATCAATGAATATAGGTGCCTCTGATATCGGTCCAATAGCTTTGGTTAGTTTAGGCCAGTCTTCACTTGTTAAATCACCTGTACGTAAACGATGGGCGTCGATATTAGCCTCGGCACATAGCATTCTTTGTACCAGTTGATCTTTACTCATCTCTAAACTAAAAATTGCCACTGGTCGGGACTCTCTAATAGATACATGTTGAGCCATATTCAAGGCCAAAGTTGTTTTACCCATGGAAGGCCTAGCCGCAAGAATGATTAAATCAGAAGGTTGAAACCCTGACAACCTTTGATCTAAATCAATAAAACCAGTAGGAAGTCCTGTAACATTCCCTTGATTATGATATAAATTTTCAATGTTATCAAAGGTTTCCATTAAAATTTCTTTCACTGGAACGAAATCCTGAGTAGTAGTCTTTTGACTAACTTCAAAAATAAGTTTTTCTGCTTCGTCAAGAATTTTATCAACTTCATCGGGATCTTCATAACTCATACTAACAATTTTTGTTGATGCTGAGATTAGTTGGCGGAGCAAAGATTTTTCTTCTACTATTTTTGCATAATAATGAACATGGGCTGCTGTGGGCACCGCATTAGCTAAGTCAGCCAAATATGATGCACCACCAACTTCTTCTAGCAGCCCCTCATTGCGTAACTGTTCTGAAAGAGTAACTAAATCTACTGGCTCATTGTTTTCTGCCAGGGAAACCACCGCTCTAAATATCTTTTCATGAGCCTCTTTGTAAAAATCACCTGGTCTGAGAAATTCCGTCACGGATGATATAGCTTCACCATCAAGTAACATCGCACCAAGAACTGATTGTTCAGCTTCTATATTTTGCGGTGGAATTCGATCTGTTATACCAGCCACTCCTATCCCTTCTTTCTAAAATTTGTTCCATACTGTATTGATTTATTTTACTTTTTTTCTGATACCTGAACATCTATATCTACAGTGACTTCGGGGTGTAGTTTAACATGTACTTTATGTGTCCCTAAGGACTTAATAGGTTCCATTTCAATTTTCTTTTTTTCTACAGTGTATCCTTTGCTTTTAAGTTCTTCAGCTACATCTTTATTGGTTACAGAACCAAATAGTTTTCCCTCATCTCCAGTTTTCTGGTAAATAACAACTTTTTCATTATCTAATTTTTGTTTTAACTCTTCAGCTTCTTCTTTTAATTTTTGCTGCCTTTCTTCCTCTTGTTTGCGTTGAAGTTCTAAGTCTTTCATATGTCCTTTGCTTGCTTCAACAGCTATACCTCTTGGAATTAAAAAATTTCTAGCATAGCCATCACTGACCTCTTTAACTTCTCCTGCTGTTCCTAATTTTTTAACATCTTGTTTTAAAATAACCTTCATCTTAATAACCTCCTTCTGTGTAATTACTGCTTTTCTAATTTAACCCTTAAATTCAAGAGTTGATCAATTATTCCTATCAGAACTAAGAGCATATTTAAGATAGGCATAACTAGCCCTATAATTAATATTACTATAATCAAGATATTTGAGAAACCTTTTTTTTCATTGAGAAACCAATAAGCAAAAGCTAAACCATGAATTAACAGGATGTAATTAGATATTAAAAATAAATTGGCTGCTAACATGCCCCAGTATCCATGCAGGTCAAGCTGAAAAAGAAGCATAAAGGCAGAAATTATATAAAACCAGGTAAAAAATGGAGGGAAGCGCCAATCCCTGAAATTTGGAAGTTTTGTTATTACATACCCTAATTTTTCCAAAATTTTACCATTTATTAGATTTTGTAAATAAGCTAGAATAATTGAAACAGCGACCAAACTTGCAGGGATAAAAATCACAACATTTTCCCTGATAATTTCTTTAACATCTTGTAACTCTTCAATTTGACTTTCAGGGGCACCCATCATTTCTAAAATCTCTATTTGACTTTTGAATGCTCCTTCAAAGGTAACTAACATTTCTTGAAACAGGTCAATATCTAAAACCAGCTGTATGAGTCCAAAAAAAGCCAGAAATATTGCTAAAATGGCTACTGTTGCCATAACCATGGCTGTTGAAGCTTTCCACCCTGCTTTAAAAGCGTAGCCTAGACCTCCTCCAATTAGTAAGGCAGTTATCCCCATACTAAGTGCAAATACAGGGTCTACTATTGTAAATAGTGCTGCCAAACCTACAATAGCAGCCATTAGAAAAATTTTAAAATTGGTACGTACCATAATCACTACGTAGGGAGTTGGTAGTATCACAAAAGACAAAATAAACAATGGAGTATAATAAGTTAGGATGGCAAGTACTAGAAATAAGGCAGTTAGGATAGCTCCTTCTGCTATATTTTTTGTATTGTCAGGACCAGTCATGCAGTCACCTCTTTTGATTATCTAGATATGACTTGAGGGCACTTAAATCACCATACCAACTCTCAGCTTCATGACCTTTTTCTATTTGATCATCAATTTTCTCAATTGAAGCTGCTTCCAGATCGTCAAAATCAATCCCCACTCTTTTGGCCAGTAAATACACTGTAATTAAAATACCTGTCAAGGCATCTAGTATTAACTTTTCAGATCCTTCTATGAGTGCCTTAAATAGCTTTCCTACTGATTCAACTAGTTCTCCCTTAAGCCATTCTAAAAAACGAATATTCTTCGCTATATTACCACTTTCATTTTTCCAGCTCATCCTTTAGCCTCCTACCTCTCCTTATTTCCACCCGCCTAAGTATAATTCGCCAAGATAAGTAGAATTCCTGTCTTTAAACACAAGACACTGTGATATTTAGTAGTTGATACTGTAAAAGTCTTCAATTGAAAGTATTAGATGTATCAAACCTAAATACAGCCAAACACAAAGAGGGAGCAAAATTGCCCCCTCATGATAGTTGTATTAGCTTGTATTGGCAGGTATTGTCCTAATGCTTAAAATGCTTAGTTTTCAACAGTGTACGGAAGTAAAGCTAACTGCCTTGCTTTTTTGATAGCAGTAGTTAACTGTCTTTGATGTTTAGCACAATTTCCGTTGATTCTGCGCGGTAAAATTTTTCCACGCTCAGTAATATATTTTTTAAGTCGGTCTAAATCTTTATAACTTACAGTTGTAGTCTTTTCTGCACAAAAACTACAGACTTTATTTCGCCTTCTTCTACGGGCCAAGTTTATCTCCCTCCTTTATGCCAGTTTTAAAACGGCACATCATCGTCTTCTACTTGATATTCTTCACCGCCAATTCCAAATTCATCGCCTTCTACTTGAGTATCACCGGAATCTTGCCCTCCATAGCTGTTTGAACCGCCGGAACTACCTTTGGGCCAGTCCAAAAATTGCACATTTTCACCCACAACTTCCGCAACTCTACGCTTTTGACCTTCCTGAGTTTCGTAATTTCTCATCTGTATTCGTCCACTTACAGCAACCATGCGACCTTTACCCAAATGATTGGCACATTGTTCAGCTACTTTTCTCCAGGTAACTATATTGATAAAATCTGCTTCTCGTTCTCCTTGTCTATTTGTAAATGGTCTTTGAACAGCTAACCCAAAGTTACAGACAGCCACACCATTACCCGGGGTATACCTCAATTCCGGGTCTCTCGTTAGCCTACCGATAAGAACTACCTGATTAAGCAAGGCAAGACCTCCTAAAATCAAATTCCGTAAGTTATTTAAACTGAGAATACTCTTTTATGCATCTTCATCGCGAGCAATTAAATATCTCAATATTGATTCGTCCATTTTTAAAGAGCGCTCTAACT encodes the following:
- a CDS encoding adenylosuccinate synthase — its product is MSSVIVVGSQWGDEGKGKVTDYLAEDSGVIVRYQGGNNAGHTVSIGDKVYKLHLIPSGIFHGNKTCVLGNGMVIDPKSLIEELEYLKNHGITSFELIISDRAHVIMPYHKVIDEMEEQEKGDKKIGTTGKGIGPCYMDKASRVGVRMGDLVDEEELEDKVRWAVEKKNELLKDVYGADGFDSESVIQEYKKYAEKLKPFIKDASVFLEQAYNRGEEILFEGAQGTLLDLDHGTYPYVTASNPVTGGACVGAGAPPHLINSVVGVVKAYSTRVGDGPFPSELTGEIGDQIREKGKEYGTTTGRPRRVGWLDTVILNYSRRINGFNHIALTLLDVLSEFDTIKICVAYKYRGETIEHFPASQKILSECEPVFEELPGWKEDISQIQDWDELPDAAKSYIKRIEDLTSVPVSIVSYGPRRSQTKIRNKIKNK
- the dnaB gene encoding replicative DNA helicase produces the protein MAGITDRIPPQNIEAEQSVLGAMLLDGEAISSVTEFLRPGDFYKEAHEKIFRAVVSLAENNEPVDLVTLSEQLRNEGLLEEVGGASYLADLANAVPTAAHVHYYAKIVEEKSLLRQLISASTKIVSMSYEDPDEVDKILDEAEKLIFEVSQKTTTQDFVPVKEILMETFDNIENLYHNQGNVTGLPTGFIDLDQRLSGFQPSDLIILAARPSMGKTTLALNMAQHVSIRESRPVAIFSLEMSKDQLVQRMLCAEANIDAHRLRTGDLTSEDWPKLTKAIGPISEAPIFIDDTASISVMEMRAKARRLKAEHGLEAIFIDYLQLMQGHQNPENRQQEISQISRSLKSLAKELNVPVIALSQLSRAVEQRQDKRPMLSDLLESGGIEANADVVLFIYRDGYYNSESEKPNIAEVIVAKQRNGPVGTVELFFKNDFNKFLNTEYRYDEQVE
- the rplI gene encoding 50S ribosomal protein L9 codes for the protein MKVILKQDVKKLGTAGEVKEVSDGYARNFLIPRGIAVEASKGHMKDLELQRKQEEERQQKLKEEAEELKQKLDNEKVVIYQKTGDEGKLFGSVTNKDVAEELKSKGYTVEKKKIEMEPIKSLGTHKVHVKLHPEVTVDIDVQVSEKK
- a CDS encoding YybS family protein, which gives rise to MTGPDNTKNIAEGAILTALFLVLAILTYYTPLFILSFVILPTPYVVIMVRTNFKIFLMAAIVGLAALFTIVDPVFALSMGITALLIGGGLGYAFKAGWKASTAMVMATVAILAIFLAFFGLIQLVLDIDLFQEMLVTFEGAFKSQIEILEMMGAPESQIEELQDVKEIIRENVVIFIPASLVAVSIILAYLQNLINGKILEKLGYVITKLPNFRDWRFPPFFTWFYIISAFMLLFQLDLHGYWGMLAANLFLISNYILLIHGLAFAYWFLNEKKGFSNILIIVILIIGLVMPILNMLLVLIGIIDQLLNLRVKLEKQ
- a CDS encoding MazG-like family protein is translated as MSWKNESGNIAKNIRFLEWLKGELVESVGKLFKALIEGSEKLILDALTGILITVYLLAKRVGIDFDDLEAASIEKIDDQIEKGHEAESWYGDLSALKSYLDNQKR
- the rpsR gene encoding 30S ribosomal protein S18, encoding MARRRRRNKVCSFCAEKTTTVSYKDLDRLKKYITERGKILPRRINGNCAKHQRQLTTAIKKARQLALLPYTVEN
- a CDS encoding single-stranded DNA-binding protein, with the protein product MLNQVVLIGRLTRDPELRYTPGNGVAVCNFGLAVQRPFTNRQGEREADFINIVTWRKVAEQCANHLGKGRMVAVSGRIQMRNYETQEGQKRRVAEVVGENVQFLDWPKGSSGGSNSYGGQDSGDTQVEGDEFGIGGEEYQVEDDDVPF